One Urechidicola croceus genomic window, TCGTTTACCCAACCTTTTTCATTAGTTCCGTATTTAATATTGAATCGGTAAATAATATTTAGTTTATCACTAAACCTATATCTTGGTTCAAAGTTAAGTTCTCTGTAATTTCTTGATTCATTGATTCTTGTGCCATAAAATGCGTATAGATCTATTGCGAATTTCTTGCTAAAATCTGAAGATATCCATGCGTTAAAATTTACTCTTGCATTGTCTTTATAGAACCTATTTTCTACTCTTGGCTCATAATAATCATATACATTACCAACCTTACCATTTATATTTCCGCCAAATGAGAACTGTTTAACAGTTGTTGCATTAAACCCAATTCCAAAATGATTGTCAGTATATGCTCCATCACTCTGACGATAATCTAATTGTCCCCAAGTATTAAATCTATATGAGTTGAACTTTTTTGTAGGTTCAAAAATTCGGTAAGACCCGTTCCAGTATACTTCTTCGTAATTATTAAAATATAGAAAACCTAAATCATTGATGTCATATGAGTCGTCAGCCATTTGATATCCTACTTCATATTGCCATTTTCCAGCATGTTTCCCTATACTTGTATCGAAAAAATAACCATTATTTATATTGCCATTTTCACGAATAGAACTCATTTTGGCACTACCATCAATATAATGAGTGTTTTTTTTGTTTACAAGCGTATAAAGTAGTCCTGTTACATTTGCATCTCTCACACTTCCTTCTCTTAAAACGCTTGTGTTGACTAATGATACAGAGGAGTTTTTATTGAATTGTTGATCTATAACCAGTACATTATAATTGGCTAAAGGTTCAGTTAACACTTCTCTAATTTCATTGTTAGTAGTATTTCTAATTTTTGCATTTGTACGCTCGGTAATTGCGTTAAAAAAGCCAATTCCAAGCCCATCTTTTGTACGTCCAGAAATTTTAACTGCATTTACCATATTTACTTTATCTGGATTTTTAATTAATTCTTCATTTTCATCCAAATCATCTTCATCGTAATAATTTATAGGTGTATTTCCAACTCGTCTTGAGTAAAACATATTTCCTTTGCTAAAAAGTTCAGTTCCTTCAGTAAAAAAAGGTCTTTGTTCTTGATATTGTTGTTCAAAAGGACCTAGATTCAAGACAACATCATCAAATGCTGTTTGCCCAAAATCAGGTATTAATGTTGCGTCAAGAGTAAAACTCTCACTAATACCATATTTTACGTCTAAACCAATACTATTATCAAATGTATCCTCATCATCATAAGAATTAAATGTTGATGAACCATACGGTGAAAAACTCAATCGAGTTGGTGGAGTTATGTTTTGAATTCCAGATAGTGTTCCTGCATATTGTTGAATGAAACCTTTTGTACGATCAATAAAATTCCATGTGTATTGATATCTGTTTTGTCTAAAATGTCGGTGAAAGTTTAAGCCCCATGTTTGGACTTCTTGATTTGAGAATCTTAGAGCAGAATATGGAATTTTAATTTCTACAATCCAACCATCAGAAACAACAGAAACTTGGCTTTGCCATACAGCGCTCCAGCTAAAATCTTCATTATAAGCATTTGATTTTGCATCAGCCTGATTGCCCGTTACCTGAACAAAAAATTCTGTATCGTTTTGAGAATCATTGTTAGGGTTAATCATTACACCGAACCAATCTACAGTTCCAAAGTTGTCTCTATCGGCAAGTTGACTAGGAATTTCTTCGGGCTTGTCATCATACAAGTATGCACCAAAATAAATGGCATCATCATCATATACTACTCGAACTTCAGTTCTTTGATTTTGGTTTTCTGGAGTGCCAGATTCGGGTCTGAACATTACAAAATCTTTAGCAACATCAGTATTGATCCATGCTTCATCGTCTAAAACACCATCAATTTTAGGCGCTTTAGAAACTTTTTTTGTAATTAAATTTTTTTTTGTTCCTTGAGCATTAATTAGCGCACTACATAGAATAGTTAAGAGAAGAACTACTTTTTTCATGAATGGTTTGATTGGTCTTTTTTTAAAATGCTAAAATATCTAAGATGTTGTTTTTTGATTCTTAAATAATTCTTAAATATGTGTTAATTGATGTAAAGACTACTAAAAATAGGTATTGTTACAATTTTTGTTTAAAACAATGTAAAAATAAACTTGGATTATGTTACATTTGCAATACAATTAAAACCACTTTATTAATGAATTTACACGAATATCAAGGGAAAGAAATATTAAGCAGTTTTGGCGTTAGAATTCAACGCGGTATTGTTGCTGATAATCATAAAAAGGCTGTTGATGCAGCAAAACAATTAACTACAGAAACCGGAACTAGTTGGTATGTTGTAAAAGCGCAGATTCATGCTGGTGGCCGTGGTAAAGGTGGAGGTGTGAAACTTGCAAAAAGTTTACAAGAAGTTGAGAAAATATCAAATGATATTATTGGAATGATGTTGAAGACTCCTCAAACTTCTGCAGAAGGGAAAAAGGTGAATCAAGTTTTAATTGCTGAAGATGTATATTATCCTGGTGATAGTGAACCAGAAGAGTATTACATGTCAGTATTGTTAAATCGTTCAACTGGTAGAAATATGATTATGTATTCTACAGAAGGAGGAATGGATATTGAAACAGTTGCAGAAGAAACACCACATTTAATTTTTCATGAAGAGATTGACCCTGCATTAGGGTTACTTCCTTTTCAAGCTCGTAAAATTGCTTTTAATCTAGGATTGAGCGGTGGAGCTTTAAAAGAAATGGTAAAGTTTGTAACTGCATTATATACTGCTTATGTAAAATCGGATAGTTCATTATTTGAAATCAATCCAGTTTTAAAAACTTCTGATAGTAAGATTTTAGCTGTTGATGCTAAAGTTACTCTTGATGATAGCGCATTATACCGTCATAAAGATTATATGGAATTGCGTGATTTGCGTGAGGAGAATGCTATTGAAGTTGAAGCAAATGCTGCAGGACTTAATTATGTTGATCTTGATGGGAACGTTGGTTGTATGGTAAACGGAGCTGGATTGGCAATGAGTACTATGGATTTAATTAAGCAATCTGGTGGAGAGCCAGCAAACTTCTTAGATGTTGGAGGTACTGCTGATGCTGAACGAGTTGAAAAAGGTTTTAGAATTATTTTACGTGATCCTGCGGTTAAGGCAATTTTAGTAAATATTTTTGGTGGAATTGTACGTTGCGATCGTGTAGCTCAAGGAATTGTTGATGCTTACAAAAATATGGGTGATGATATCAAAGTTCCTATAATTGTTCGTTTACAAGGAACTAATGCTATAGAAGCTAAAAAACTAATTGAAGATAGTGGTTTACCAGTACATTCAGTTGTTGAGTTTCAAGAAGCAGCCGATAAAGTACAAGAGGTATTGGCTTAGCAATATATTATAATAGATATAAAAAAAATCCGAAGTTTTAACTTCGGATTTTTTTTGTATTAATTATTTAATCAAGATAAAAACTAATCTTTCTTTTGCTTGTTAATTTCATCTTGTAATTTTCTTCGCAGTTGCTGTTCTCTTTCTAGCGATCGTTGTCTGTGTCCGTTATATTCATTTTCTAATTCATCAAACTTATTATTTGCTTCTTTAGTTATGCTATTACTTCTATTGAAACGTATAATGTAAAGAATAAGCCCTGCTAATAATACACCAATTATAGACCATAAAATAGTATTGTAAAGAGGTTTTGAAATTAACATTCCAAAAAAGTTCATGCTATCTTTTTCATTCTTAAGATTTTCAACAGTTGTATTTGATTTGCCTAATGAATCAGTTAATTTCGAAATTTCTTCTTCTTTTGATTGAAGTATTACTTTAGTATCAGTCAGTTCTTTTCTAATGACATTTAATGAATCATCAACTACTGTTTTAAGTC contains:
- a CDS encoding DUF5916 domain-containing protein is translated as MKKVVLLLTILCSALINAQGTKKNLITKKVSKAPKIDGVLDDEAWINTDVAKDFVMFRPESGTPENQNQRTEVRVVYDDDAIYFGAYLYDDKPEEIPSQLADRDNFGTVDWFGVMINPNNDSQNDTEFFVQVTGNQADAKSNAYNEDFSWSAVWQSQVSVVSDGWIVEIKIPYSALRFSNQEVQTWGLNFHRHFRQNRYQYTWNFIDRTKGFIQQYAGTLSGIQNITPPTRLSFSPYGSSTFNSYDDEDTFDNSIGLDVKYGISESFTLDATLIPDFGQTAFDDVVLNLGPFEQQYQEQRPFFTEGTELFSKGNMFYSRRVGNTPINYYDEDDLDENEELIKNPDKVNMVNAVKISGRTKDGLGIGFFNAITERTNAKIRNTTNNEIREVLTEPLANYNVLVIDQQFNKNSSVSLVNTSVLREGSVRDANVTGLLYTLVNKKNTHYIDGSAKMSSIRENGNINNGYFFDTSIGKHAGKWQYEVGYQMADDSYDINDLGFLYFNNYEEVYWNGSYRIFEPTKKFNSYRFNTWGQLDYRQSDGAYTDNHFGIGFNATTVKQFSFGGNINGKVGNVYDYYEPRVENRFYKDNARVNFNAWISSDFSKKFAIDLYAFYGTRINESRNYRELNFEPRYRFSDKLNIIYRFNIKYGTNEKGWVNELDNAEIIFGNRDTKTITNSISGKYNFNVKSGLGLTFRHYWSPIKYDNQFFLLEENGTLSNSEYSDNHDINYNIWNLDLNYSWQFAPGSQLVALYRNSIFNEDNQSKLKFGENLTNLFEQPKQNNLSLKLIYYIDYNNAKGLFKKKNS
- the sucC gene encoding ADP-forming succinate--CoA ligase subunit beta, producing the protein MNLHEYQGKEILSSFGVRIQRGIVADNHKKAVDAAKQLTTETGTSWYVVKAQIHAGGRGKGGGVKLAKSLQEVEKISNDIIGMMLKTPQTSAEGKKVNQVLIAEDVYYPGDSEPEEYYMSVLLNRSTGRNMIMYSTEGGMDIETVAEETPHLIFHEEIDPALGLLPFQARKIAFNLGLSGGALKEMVKFVTALYTAYVKSDSSLFEINPVLKTSDSKILAVDAKVTLDDSALYRHKDYMELRDLREENAIEVEANAAGLNYVDLDGNVGCMVNGAGLAMSTMDLIKQSGGEPANFLDVGGTADAERVEKGFRIILRDPAVKAILVNIFGGIVRCDRVAQGIVDAYKNMGDDIKVPIIVRLQGTNAIEAKKLIEDSGLPVHSVVEFQEAADKVQEVLA